AAGCTTTTTGCGTTAGGGCACGAAGTGCAAAGTTTTTAACCGTAAACGGCTTCTGGACGAATAATCAAATCACCACTGGGACGACGATCGATCACATATTCAACTAGACGATTCGCATGAACATCTAAATGTCTGGAAACTCGTTCTTTCACTGCGACATCATTCATGCCTGTGGTAATTCCTAATTGCGTTTCTGATAAGTCGATCGATCGTCCCTCAAATCGAATATGAACCATTGCTATCACCTCTTGTTTTATTGCTTTCATTTGGAGTGACTGACGAGAGTCGAACTCGCTAATACTGGTGTCACAAACCAGCCCCTCCACCGCTTTGGGTTCAGTCACAGTGGATCTGATCGGAATCGAACCGATCGCCTCCCGATGAGAATTGCACTCATCCCTTGTACAAGTTCACAAAGCAGTTTTTCGCTTCTTAACAGGAAGTTAGTATGTAAGCTTTGCCGATTAGGGTACGAGGTGGTTTAGGCGCTCTGCCACTAGAGCTACAGACCCAGGTTCGGTGGATTCTGGTCGGATTTGAACCGACATCTTTCTGCTTGCAAGGCAGACGCTTTCCCAATTAAGCTACAGACCCAAGTTTGGGCTACAGGAGTAAAAAATGGGAGGGACACAGAGGATTGACCCAGGCGACTGTTTACCTCCCAACTGCCCCGCCAGGGCTTGAACCTGGAATCTTCACTTTCAAAGCGGGATGTTGCCAGTTACACCACAGGGCATTAGGTTTTGAGTTTTAAAGGTTGCTTTTCGCCCTCCAACTCGCTTGCTATACTACTTATAATACAACATACTACAAACGGTCAAGAGGAATCTCAGAAATGTATGCAGCATCCCTCCAACATCTTTTTTGCGATCGCAACCCAAGCGATGATCTGGAATCAACGTCTGATTAGTTTGTGGAGGACAAAGCCTCAGTTATTAATCAATACGGCATCTTTTGTAGCAGTGACGGGAGCCGCAACGCCGCAAATTGCCTATACTGCCCGCAAAGGAGGAGAGTTAAGCGCCAAATATTCGCTCTTGTGAGAATTCAATAAGAATCTTTAGTATTTTCTTTGTCTAGATCTCTACTCTTCTTTAACGAAAGAGGAATATGTTTGAGAACGCTTAGTGCGCTTGTGTTTGTACATTAATTTGTCAGCTTTTACCAGCAATTGTTCCAGAGAAATATTATCTGTAGCAGCACAAAACTGAATTCCTACACTCATTGATAGTTGATACGAACAACTCCCCGCACAAGCACACCCTTGATTAAAGCGATCGATATTGGCTTGTAGTCGGTTAGAAAACTCAGCTGAATTGTCTGAACAAGCAGGAATCAAGACAGCAAACTCATCTCCTCCAAGGCGAGCAACAATATCTGCATCTCGGAATGTTTGCATGAGAAGCTGCGCGGCATCAGCGATCGCTCTATCTCCCACTGCGTGCCCTAAAGTGTCATTAATCTGCTTTAGACCATCTAAGTCAGCAAATAAGAGGCAGCAAGCCATATAGGTACGTCGAGCAACTTTTAGCTGTTGTTCTGCTAGAAGGAAAAAGCCTCGTCGGTTGTAAAGCCCTGTTAGTTCATCTGTCAAAGATAACTGCTTCACCTCTGCTTCCGCCTTCAAACGTTCTTTAACTTCCTGGGCTAAACGCTGATTTTGCTCAATCAATTGTTGACGTTGCTGCTGAATCAACAGTTGATTTTTGACCCGAATCAGCACTTCCAGTTCTTGAAAGGGTTTAGTGATGTAATCTTGTCCTCCAATTTCAAAGGCTTGAACTTTGTCATGAATGCAATCGAGCGCACTGATAAAAATAATGGGCACATTTGCAGTCATTTCAGATGCCTTTAGCTGCTGGCAAACTTCATAGCCACTCATTTCCGGCATGGTGATATCTAGCAGAATCAGATCAGGTGGATCCCGATGAACGGCTTGCAGTGCCATTTTGCCATTCAGGGATTTCCGAACGGTGTACCCTTGAGATTCCAGCATCTTGGCTAATAACCGGAGGTTGTCGGCATTGTCATCTACGATGAGGATATTGCCGGCAGCGGTGGTTTTGGGTGAAGTAGCCATATTTTTCCTAAGCTTGTGTGAGGTTGGCGATCGCTTCCAACTGGAAGTTGTCGACTAAAGATGTCAGTGCCTCGATCAGCCATTGTTCGCTTTCTGGGATTTGGGCAATCAACTGACATAGCTTTTCATCCCTCAAATCAAGGGCTGCCTCATGAACCTGGCTAATCCAACTGTCTGACATCACCTTTAAATCTTGTCGAGTCAACGGCTTTTGTAATGCGAGAGATGGCTTTGGTGAAACTGGCTCTCTGTAGCAGTAGCGAACTTCTATCTGGCGGGCGATCGCTTCAAACAGGGCAATTTCGCTAAAAGGTTTAGCAATATAGTCATCGCAACCTGCTTGTAAACTGGCAGTGCGATCGGCTTCAAAAGCGTAGGCGGTGAGAGCAATGATTTTGGTCTTTGATGGTTTTTCGGTTGTTAGTTGCTCTGATCTTTCGATCAACGGTAAATGATCAATGCCCAATGCCTCCTGTGCTCGAATCTGTCGGATCGCCTCATAGCCATCCATCACAGGCATTTGAATGTCCATCAAAATCAAATGAGGTTGCCAGGTTTGCCATTGGGCGATCGCTGCCGCTCCGTTTTCAACAGTGCATACCTCAAACCCAACTGACTCTAACAGCGTCACCATCAATTGCCGATTTTCGAGAACATCTTCCGCAACCAGAATTCGGTAGGTTGGTTGCCCTGGCTCCAAGCCGCTCACCAGATAGGCATTTTCTGGCTCCAGTAAATTCATTGCCTTGGGCTGGTGCAAAACCACCTGACAAGTAAAGGTTGATCCTTGTCCTACTATGCTTTGAATGGTGATATCACCGTCCATCAAACGGGCGAACTGCCGACTGATAGACAATCCTAACCCAGTCCCTTCGGCATGACGACCTTGCTCAGTTTGCATAAATGCCTCAAAAACGGCTTCCTGATGATGACGCTCGATGCCACATCCGGTATCTTTTACGGCAAAGGAAAGCCTAAGCGTATGGCAAGGAAACGGAGCACTGGAATAACAAGTACAGCCTTGTTTCGTGATTTGGGTGGTCGCTGCGCTGATCTGTACAACAACGCTGCCCTGAGTCGTAAATTTGATTGCGTTGCTAATCAGGTTAAT
The Trichocoleus sp. genome window above contains:
- a CDS encoding diguanylate cyclase gives rise to the protein MATSPKTTAAGNILIVDDNADNLRLLAKMLESQGYTVRKSLNGKMALQAVHRDPPDLILLDITMPEMSGYEVCQQLKASEMTANVPIIFISALDCIHDKVQAFEIGGQDYITKPFQELEVLIRVKNQLLIQQQRQQLIEQNQRLAQEVKERLKAEAEVKQLSLTDELTGLYNRRGFFLLAEQQLKVARRTYMACCLLFADLDGLKQINDTLGHAVGDRAIADAAQLLMQTFRDADIVARLGGDEFAVLIPACSDNSAEFSNRLQANIDRFNQGCACAGSCSYQLSMSVGIQFCAATDNISLEQLLVKADKLMYKHKRTKRSQTYSSFVKEE